Proteins from one Anastrepha obliqua isolate idAnaObli1 chromosome 2, idAnaObli1_1.0, whole genome shotgun sequence genomic window:
- the LOC129238843 gene encoding larval cuticle protein LCP-17, with amino-acid sequence MKQRLIGTVVFCMLFATVMSLRQPSMKYLPPGNVEEYKSSNAPVPSPQYLAPQRGKILHYKAVSSAASSAGFERRFSNGLKQNLAAARIPIIRQDYTTDTSGNYNFGFETANGIQRDESGDIYDRPHSSLSVQGSYSYTGDDGRTYTVNYRADENGFHAEGDHLPTSPPVHNQSGGRSYRIHGGSTTGSRGFQSNMNSYSPSNRYLPPQRQYSKRH; translated from the exons AACGGTCGTGTTTTGCATGTTATTTGCTACTGTTATGAGCCTTCGCCAGCCTTCAATGAAATATCTACCGCCTGGTAACGTTGAAGAATATAAAAGTTCTAATGCCCCAGTTCCATCGCCTCAGTATTTGGCACCTCAGAGGGGAAAAATTTTGCACTATAAGGCAGTCAGCAGTGCGGCTAGTTCGGCCGGATTTGAACGCCGTTTTAGTAATggacttaaacaaaatttggctGCGGCGCGAATACCTATAATCAGACAAGATTATACAACCGATACCAgtggaaattataattttgg ATTCGAAACTGCGAATGGGATTCAGCGCGATGAATCGGGTGATATCTACGACAGGCCACACAGCTCACTGAGCGTGCAGGGATCTTATTCTTATACAGGTGACGATGGCCGTACATACACCGTTAATTATAGGGCCGATGAGAATGGATTCCATGCTGAGGGTGATCATTTACCAACATCTCCGCCTGTACATAATCAAAGTGGTGGGAGAAGTTATCGGATACACGGTGGTTCGACAACCGGTAGCCGAGGCTTCCAAAGTAATATGAATTCGTATTCGCCGTCAAATCGGTATCTACCGCCTCAACGCCAGTACTCAAAGCGGCATTAG
- the LOC129238696 gene encoding uncharacterized protein LOC129238696 isoform X1 has product MMTMTSVVPSLKVIPLAYTGCVTKIDPLIRIQEEIKEVVRREEEHRQLITASSPISPDEYEIHNENGIANNDSHIDNDSTNSLSISPVPHSSLNNCEGSLNIPSLAHSENSVNIKDSTDDDSGISASPSPINGVSANLSHSGPMKTSKEQRYIKPNCYTITPEPPRQMIITNTVPTAPPIINRQRLFAFNPANKGVMQRFIASRGKLQLGNNNIASNKNLVNPKTSSASTNTSTLSGLQTPNATMGPLSSPLHSIPTPDVVVSPIAIPTVTMTPPHIERDAEGRVIRRGYVSAEVKIQKEIQDLQAREHELKKRNKFRQSTSDLLEAIGNDNEETDDEDSEVEHCLGPRQLRSAKSVSEIRYSTQMNNSISPRATPSPDIDIKKTVCSTMRPAMSLAQLCDLPPEEAPSSHRLIVEWENRIQMNAARNTTMLPNDE; this is encoded by the exons AAAATCGATCCATTAATACGTATTCAGGAAGAAATTAAAGAAGTTGTCCGCCGAGAAGAGGaacatcgccaacttatcaccGCGAGCTCTCCAATATCACCAGACGAATATGAAATACACAACGAAAATGGCATAGCAAATAATGACAGTCATATTGATAACGACAGCACCAATAGCCTCTCAATCAGTCCAGTTCCACATTCATCCTTAAATAACTGCGAGGGTTCTTTGAACATACCATCGTTGGCACATAGTGAAAATAGCGTTAACATTAAAGACAGTACAGACGATGATTCAGGAATATCCGCCTCACCAAGCCCCATAAATGGTGTATCAGCTAACCTAAGTCATTCGGGGCCaatgaagacatcaaaagaGCAACGCTATATCAAACCTAATTGTTACACAATTACACCAGAACCACCTCGCCAGATGATAATCACGAACACGGTTCCAACTGCACCTCCCATTATTAATAGGCAACGTCTTTTTGCCTTTAATCCCGCAAATAAGGGGGTAATGCAGCGGTTCATAGCTTCGCGTGGAAAATTGCAGTTGGGCAATAATAATATAGCatctaataaaaatttggtaaatcCAAAAACGAGCTCTGCATCGACCAATACAAGCACTTTGAGTGGTCTGCAAACACCTAACGCGACAATGGGGCCTTTATCAAGTCCTTTGCATTCAATCCCTACACCTGATGTCGTCGTGTCTCCTATAGCCATACCGACTGTTACAATGACTCCACCCCATATTGAGCGGGATGCAGAAGGAAGAGTCATACGGCGGGGTTATGTATCAGCAGAGGTGAAGATCCAGAAAGAAATCCAAGATTTGCAGGCACGTGAACATGAACTAAAAAAACGTAACAAATTTCGTCAATCCACATCCGATCTACTTGAAGCTATTGGAAACGA CAATGAAGAAACGGATGATGAAGACTCGGAAGTAGAGCATTGCCTTGGTCCCAGACAACTCCGTTCTGCGAAGTCCGTTAGTGAAATCCGCTACTCCACACAGATGAATAACAGCATATCGCCcag AGCCACTCCTAGTCCAGACATCGATATTAAAAAGACAGTTTGTAGCACCATGCGTCCTGCCATGTCATTGGCTCAGCTGTGTGATTTGCCCCCGGAGGAGGCGCCGTCCTCGCATCGTCTCATAGTAGAATGGGAAAATCGTATACAAATGAATGCTGCACGTAACACGACTATGCTGCCGAACGACGAATAG
- the LOC129238696 gene encoding uncharacterized protein LOC129238696 isoform X2: MGQIKSEKIDPLIRIQEEIKEVVRREEEHRQLITASSPISPDEYEIHNENGIANNDSHIDNDSTNSLSISPVPHSSLNNCEGSLNIPSLAHSENSVNIKDSTDDDSGISASPSPINGVSANLSHSGPMKTSKEQRYIKPNCYTITPEPPRQMIITNTVPTAPPIINRQRLFAFNPANKGVMQRFIASRGKLQLGNNNIASNKNLVNPKTSSASTNTSTLSGLQTPNATMGPLSSPLHSIPTPDVVVSPIAIPTVTMTPPHIERDAEGRVIRRGYVSAEVKIQKEIQDLQAREHELKKRNKFRQSTSDLLEAIGNDNEETDDEDSEVEHCLGPRQLRSAKSVSEIRYSTQMNNSISPRATPSPDIDIKKTVCSTMRPAMSLAQLCDLPPEEAPSSHRLIVEWENRIQMNAARNTTMLPNDE; encoded by the exons AAAATCGATCCATTAATACGTATTCAGGAAGAAATTAAAGAAGTTGTCCGCCGAGAAGAGGaacatcgccaacttatcaccGCGAGCTCTCCAATATCACCAGACGAATATGAAATACACAACGAAAATGGCATAGCAAATAATGACAGTCATATTGATAACGACAGCACCAATAGCCTCTCAATCAGTCCAGTTCCACATTCATCCTTAAATAACTGCGAGGGTTCTTTGAACATACCATCGTTGGCACATAGTGAAAATAGCGTTAACATTAAAGACAGTACAGACGATGATTCAGGAATATCCGCCTCACCAAGCCCCATAAATGGTGTATCAGCTAACCTAAGTCATTCGGGGCCaatgaagacatcaaaagaGCAACGCTATATCAAACCTAATTGTTACACAATTACACCAGAACCACCTCGCCAGATGATAATCACGAACACGGTTCCAACTGCACCTCCCATTATTAATAGGCAACGTCTTTTTGCCTTTAATCCCGCAAATAAGGGGGTAATGCAGCGGTTCATAGCTTCGCGTGGAAAATTGCAGTTGGGCAATAATAATATAGCatctaataaaaatttggtaaatcCAAAAACGAGCTCTGCATCGACCAATACAAGCACTTTGAGTGGTCTGCAAACACCTAACGCGACAATGGGGCCTTTATCAAGTCCTTTGCATTCAATCCCTACACCTGATGTCGTCGTGTCTCCTATAGCCATACCGACTGTTACAATGACTCCACCCCATATTGAGCGGGATGCAGAAGGAAGAGTCATACGGCGGGGTTATGTATCAGCAGAGGTGAAGATCCAGAAAGAAATCCAAGATTTGCAGGCACGTGAACATGAACTAAAAAAACGTAACAAATTTCGTCAATCCACATCCGATCTACTTGAAGCTATTGGAAACGA CAATGAAGAAACGGATGATGAAGACTCGGAAGTAGAGCATTGCCTTGGTCCCAGACAACTCCGTTCTGCGAAGTCCGTTAGTGAAATCCGCTACTCCACACAGATGAATAACAGCATATCGCCcag AGCCACTCCTAGTCCAGACATCGATATTAAAAAGACAGTTTGTAGCACCATGCGTCCTGCCATGTCATTGGCTCAGCTGTGTGATTTGCCCCCGGAGGAGGCGCCGTCCTCGCATCGTCTCATAGTAGAATGGGAAAATCGTATACAAATGAATGCTGCACGTAACACGACTATGCTGCCGAACGACGAATAG